The Deltaproteobacteria bacterium sequence GAGTAAATCCCAGTACCTGCCGTTTCACCTGTTTGTTGAATTTGGCCACGAAATGCTGGGCCAGAATCGGTACATCGCCCAGGCGTTCCCGCAAAGGCGGCAGTTTGATAGGTATCACATTCAAGCGAAAGTAGAGATCCTGCCGAAAAGTGCCATTTCTGATGGACTTTTCCAGATCAGTATTGCTGGCTGCTACAATTCGCACATCAACCTTGATGTTGCGGTTGCTTCCGAGCCGGTTTATCTCTTTTTCCTGAATCACCCTGAGAAGTTTGGCCTGCAGATCAAGGCGAAGCGCAGCTATTTCATCAAGAAAAAGCGTACCCCCATCAGCATATTCGAACTTGCCGATGCTTCGGTTGTGTGCTCCGGTAAAAGCGCCCCTCTCGTGGCCAAACAGCTCACTTTCCATGAGTTCGCCAGGTATCGCAGCACAGTTTATCGCCACGAATGGTCCATCCCTCCTGTTGCTCCAGCGGTGCAGACAGCGGGCCACCAGTTCTTTGCCGGTGCCGCTCTCTCCTGCTATCAGAATTGAACTCGTGGTAGGCGCCACTTTCCTGACAAGCTCCAGGATCCTGGCCACCGCACTGTTCTGGGTTATGATCTCATTGTGGCTGAAGGCATAGGCCACTTCAGAACGAAGATAACGATTTTCTCGCTGCAGATTTCGTTTTTCCAGGACGCGGCTTACAGCCGAAAGTATCTCGTCCGGTTCGAAGGGTTTGGTGATGTAATCATAGGCCCCCAGTTTAATGGACTGCACCGCTTTTTGGGCCTTGTCCGAGGCTGATATCATAACCACATCCATGCTGTCATCCATGCTCTTCAGCCTTTTCAAGACCTCGATTCCATCTAGCTCTGGCATGGTAACGTCCAGAAACACCACATCAAAGCTCGCCTGCATGCAGAGGCTGAGCGCTTCCTGTCCGCTCGCCGCCAGTGTTACACTATAGTCGTCCTCGAGAATGACCTGCAAGGCATCTCTCGCCCCCTGGTCATCGTCTACCACAAGGATTTTCGGCTGTATACCTGCTGTGTCTGCCACCACATCCTCGTTTGACCTGGCCAGCGCCTCTGCCACTGCAACGCCCTGGCGCGTCTTTGCCAGGTAGCCACCCTAAACTCTGTCCGCAAAAATCCCCAGAGTATAATCACCCTGCAAGAAACGCTGCACACACTGTTCGACCAGGGCATCGCTGGTCAAGGCCATATCTAACAGCCGTGTACAGGCGACCAGTCTGCCGAGAAGATCCAGCTTTTGCAAACATTCTTCTGACTCACCGTATTTCCACCTGGCCTTGATGAAGTCGCCCTTGGCCTTGTAGTCAAATTCCAGGTGCAGGAGAATGTCGCCTATCACTTTAATTCTTCTCAGCCGTCTCTCTTCGGGCGCCGCGCCTCCCTTGAATGTCAGAACCACATAGTTGTCTCGGCTAATCGAGCAGACATAGGCGTCAATGGTGGTGAAATGGTAGCCAAAGCGCAAGCTCACGTTAAGATAGTTGGCTGCCACGATAAAATAGTTGGAGCCCATTGTTTGATCAGAGACGAGAGTAGTCACCATTGTCTGGGACATGGCTGAAAAAAAGCCCTGCAAATCCAGTTTTCCTTGCAGGAATCCTTCCCAGTGCAGCCTCTCACAGGACAACCCCGTCCAGAAGGCTTGAAAAAGCCGGGAGTCCACATCCTCTGGTTTTATGGTTTGCTCATTGCTGGAATTTATTATCCTGCCGTCAACATCAATCACATAAGTGAGCAGAGGCAAGCGCCCCTTCAGCCGATAGGCACGCTGCTTCGACTTGCTCGCGGTCGTCTTGCTGGCAAGATCGTACATAGCCTTCATGCCCGTCTCATGGACAAAACGTATAATGTCATGCAGCGACCGACAGTTTCTTGCGGTAAACTGGGGGGAATCCGGATCACATAGATTCAGAGGCGTGATAAAGGGGATCACTTTGCTGAGAACCCGGTAAGATTCTGTGGCTTTGATGTTGGCCACCGGCTTCTTCTGGACAACGTCCCAGTTAGTCGCCTGTTCATGACTACCGCGGTAAACCAACTTTTGGCTGGCGTCGACAATGACCCAATCTTGCTCTGACAACCGCCTGGTGGCTTTACGTGTATTTACCAGAGTCGGAACGTGAAACTCCCTTGCCAGGGAAGACATATGATCCGTGAGACTGCCCACGTTAGTGACGATGGCACTGACCCTATCCATGACCTTCACAAAGCGAGGTGAAGTCCTGGCAGAAACCAGCACAGCTCCCTTTGGACAGCGAGCCAAATCGTGCTCCGTGCGGTACCTGAAGACGACACCGGCACCGATGCCACCGCAGGCTGTTTCTCCTCCTTGCAACAACAGCTCACCATGAGCATAGTTGGTCTGCTGAGCAGCAGCTTTTTTGGCAATAGTCAACGGTCGACTCTGGAGAATATAGAGTGTACCGTCTTCGTCAAGGGCCCATTCAATATCTTGCGGCCACTGATAATGTTCTTCTATTTTTTGGGCATACGACAGAAGCGTCTGCAGCTGGAATTCATTGAGGCAGGGTAGATCTCTCTTCCTGTCGGGAACCCGCACTTTTTTGAGACCACCTCGAGGGTCGGCAACGAGCATCACCCTCTTGGTGGAAATATTCATCGCCAGCAGACTATTACCGCTCTCTTTGTCAAATACAAATGTATCAGGGGTTATTTCGCCATCGACCAGCAATCGTCCTAGTCCCCACAGGCCGCTTATGGTGACCAGATGGCTGTCAGGATCGTTAGGATCTTCTGTATAAATGACACCTGAGGCAACCGCTCGCACCATTTTCATGATCGCCACACTCATGGCGATATCTTGGTCACGATAACCGCGTTTTTGTTGGTAGTAAATAGCTCGAGCGTTGTATTTGCTGGCTACCACTTCCTTGTAAGCCTCTTCAGCTTGTGCTGGCGGGATATTCAGAAGCGAACTATATTGGCCCGCAAACGACGAGTCCGTATCCTCTCCGAGGGCACTGCTGCGAAAACTGGCAAAACACCTTGAATCTCCCCGGGCCAGACGTTGACAACCTTTTTGCAGCGACGAAGAGAGATCGTAAGGCAGAGCTGCCTTTCTGATGAGCTCCTTGATGTCCTGTTCAACCTGGAGCAAACTTTCGGTATTTTCCAGATCGACCTTTTCAAGCAGACGCGATATGGCAAAATCAAGATGGCTGTATTCAATGAACTGGGTGTAAGCGCACACCGTAGTGCCGAAACCATCCGGGACCGGCAGCTGCAGCCGGTTCTTGATTTCACCCAGGTTGGCCATCTTGTCGCCGACTTTATCTGCCATCTCGTGGTATATATAGTCGATAAATACCGCTGTTGGCGTGTAAATCGGCTCTGAAGCACCGGTAACCACGCCACGGATCTTTTCGGCCAGTGATTCGCAGATTTCCACCAGTTCTGGATACTCCTCATCAGTAAGGAGGTTCAGCAGTCGCACAGCATTTTGCACACTGAGCAGCAGACTTTTCGTGGTATTGCGCAGATAAGGTATGGTAAAAACACTCTCGCCATCAAAGTGGGCGTGCAGTTCGTTGATCAGCTCCAGGGCGAAGTCATTTTCCGCCAAGAGTTTTACAAAATTATCGTAATCATGCCTGAGATCACGCTCCCTGTTCTTTGCAACTCCTTTAGCATGTTTTTTCAGCCATGGAACGAATCGTGTCATTTTGGCAACATTCCCTCTTTGGCTAACACCATCGTTCTAAATGTGAGTTCCCTGGCCAGCAACAATATCCTCCTGGTCTATGCTTTGCTTGCCATCTGCTGATATGCGGAGAACGCCAGGCAACATCACCATGTTGACATGTTGATGGCTGAAATTGCTGAAACACCGAGGCTGCAGCAAGCTCCTGTAAACAAGCCGCCAATTGTTCCGCGGTGTCCAATCCTGGCAAGGTGCCTCCCAATTCTATTACCAAGTAAAAGCTAGAGCAAATAGTTTTGTTGCTTTCTGGACTGAAATGTTTCCTTGGCCAGACCGCGGCAAATATTATACTTCACCTGTAACCAACTATTGTTGCCGAATCGCAGAGCGCCAAGGGATGAGCACCTCATGGCTTCTGGAAATATTGCAGCAGCGGAACCATATTGACTGCAGCGCCACAACAGGCGGCTAACGGCTGTGCTGCGGCATGGCGGCAACACCAGGATTTTCACCGTGTTAATGAGGCGGCTGCGTCGCAGAGCATGCTTCGAGAATCACCTGGCTTCCAGCTGGAGTTTTCTGCTGACTTCTCTGGTTCCCTGAAGAGTTTACCACTGCTAAGGTATAGAAAAATTAAGGAATCTTTGCTCAAAGCAAGTTGACAAATCTGTAGCACCTGAGTTAGGTTAACGGGTGGCAAATTGACGTGCTGCAGACAAGCACCCCCGGGCGATCACGCCTGAGGGGGAGCGGATATTGCAGCCTTCGAAAGTAGAGTCAGCCTTTGCTGCATTCCTTTTGGGCCGTGCATCTTTCTCTGGGCTGGCCAGTGAAGAGTGCCAACAGACGCATGGGAGATATCAGCCAAATTGACAAGCGTCTTCTCTTTTCTCCAGAGCAAATAGATCGTCAGGTTGAACGGTTGGCCGGGGAGATCAGTAGAGACTATCAGGGCAAGGACCCTGTGTTGGTCGGAGTCCTCAAAGGTGTATTCATCTTTCTAGCAGACCTTGTGCGGCTTCTGACCATACCAGTACAGGTCGACTTTGTGCGGCTTTCCAGCTACGGAGAAAATACCACTTCGAGTGGCACGGTGCGCATCAGCCACGATGTGGAGATGAGTCTGCGAAATAGGCACGTGCTCATAGTCGAGGACATAGTGGACTCCGGACTCAGCATGCACTTTCTTCGTGATCATCTTGCTTCACATGAACCGTGCTCTTTGAAAATATGTGCGCTTCTAGATAAGCGTGAACGCAGAAGCACGGAGGTTGCCTTAGATTATGTCGGCCTCAGGGTAGAGAAGGGTTTCGTTGTGGGCTACGGGCTCGACTGCAATGAAGCATATCGTCAACTGCCTGGAATTTACGAGTTAATTTTCTAACAAGGGCATGAGGGGCTGACTCATCAGCTTCTGCCATTATATGCAGGTGCCAGCATGATTATACAGTGTGATAATTGCCATACCAGGTTTCGTTTGGATCCCGACCGCCTCAAAGGCGAAAGCACCAGAGTGCGGTGTTCAAAATGCCGGCATGTGTTCACCGTCAGCCGGCCTGCCACTCCTGAAGACCAGGAAACTGCACACCCCCCCCTGGAAAGCACTCCCAGAATTCCTCCCCGCCGGGCAAGCGCCAGCCGCTACCTGTTGCTGCTCCTGCCTCTGCTGTTGGTGGTAGCTGGAGTTGCCCTATGGCTTTATTTCCCCAGATCAACACAGCAGCCAACCACATCGACAACCAAGGGCATTGAATTTCTCCATCTGGTCGAAGCTCGTGGCTATTTTATCGACAACCTGCAGGCTGGACAACTATTTGTGATAGAGGGACGTGTTCGCAATGACTTTCCAGAACCTCGCCGCCGGATTCGCATGCGAGCAAAATTGTATACGAGTGACGGACAGCAGGCACAACAAGTAGATTTTTACGCTGGCAATTCTCTTACTGCTGCCCAGCTGCGCAATCTTCCCCTCGAGGATCAACGCCGGCTGATACAACAGCCTCCAGCTGGAAACTCGCAGGACGAAGTGGTTGCCCCTGGCAGCGAAATCATTTTCACGGTTTCCTTTGGAAATCTGCCTGAACTGAGCAAGCTGAGCGATTACAGCGTGGAAATAGTGGCATCCCAGCCAGCCTGAAAGGGCTTATTCATGCTTTCCCTTCTAGAGTGATTGAAAGCGCGCAAACTTTTTCTCACTTTTGCGGCAGTGATCAATTATGCAAAGAAAATGGAATCTCCTGATCGCCGGCCTGATGCTGTTCATGGTGCTGGCCATGGGTACAGCGGGGTATATGTTTTTGGACGGCTGGAGTTTCCTCGATAGTTTCTACATGACCATAATCACTCTTACTACTGTAGGCTTTGCAGAGGTACATCCGCTAACGCCTGCGGCACGGATCCTCACCATTGCCGTCATTGTTCTTGGCATCGGTGTGGGGGCTTATCTCCTCGGAACTGTCAGTCAGATGATTATCGAGGGGAGGTTGCTTTATGTGCTGGGGAGGAAGAAATTGGAACGAAAGATCCTTTCTCTGAAGAATCACTACATCATTTGCGGCTATGGGCGCGTAGGCAGAATCGTCTGCGAGGAGATCAAAAAAAGCAGGCCTGTACCACTGGTGGTCATTGAAAAAGACAATACCATGACTCCCAAGATCCAGGAAGACGGCCACCTCTACATCCTTGGAGATGCCACAGACGAGGAATCGCTCGTCCGAGCAGGAATCATGCAGGCAAAGGCCCTGGTTACCGCCCTGGACTCGGAAGCTGACAATGTCTATATCACCCTGACTGCCAAAGGATTGAAGCCAGATCTATTTGTGCTTGCTCGGGCAGGCAGAATCGGCTCAGAGAAGAAGCTTCTTCGTGCCGGCGCCAACAAGGTAGTTTCACCTCATCATATCGGCGGCTCGCGCATGGCGCAAGCCCTGCTCCGCCCAGCAGTCACTGACTTCATTGAACTGGCAATTCACGACCCAGAAATAGAGCTGCAGATGGAGGAGATTCTGGTAAAGCCCACGAGCAGTCTGGCTGACGTGCCCCTGGTCGACTCGGGCATTCGCCAGCAGCTCGACCTGATCATTGTGGCTATAAAAAAGGCGAGTGGAGAAATGCTTTTTAATCCAGCTTCCCACACTCGCATCCAGATCGGCGACACTCTTATTGCCCTGGGCAAGAAAAAAAGTCTCCTCAAGCTGGGAGAATTGTTAGGAAATTCCTCTTCCTAGAACTTTCCTCTTTCGTTGGCCGCCGATGACCGCAGTTTATTAGCTCCCGTACCCTGCCTGAGCTACAACTCTGTCGACCGCAGTAACCGACCGGCAGTGACAGTAGTCCAACTAGGCATATTGTTGACAGAAAGTTATCGACATGTTAGCTTTTCTATTCTTTTTTTGCGATTCTACTTTTGCGAACTGCATGTTCAGACAAACCGTAGATATAGAGAGCGTTGCCCGTATTTGCTCCAGGTAGTGATTCTGTCTAGGAAGGAAGTTTCATGCTTGACATCAGATTTGTCAGGGAAAACCAGAAGCGAATTCAACAGATGCTGAAACAGCGCGGTTCAGACTTGCAACTCGAGCCTGTGCTGGCCCTTGATGTGCAGCGCCGCAGGATTCTCCAAGAGGTGGAAACGCTTAAACATGAGCGCAAGGTTGCCTCTGACGAGATAGCCCAGATGAAGAGACGCGGAGAAAGCGGCTCTGCGGCCATTGAGCGTATGCGCCAGGTTGCCAAGCGGATCAAGGAATTGGACAGCCAGCTTGCTGATGTCCAGGCAGAACTCAACCAGGCTCTGCTGCATATTCCAAACATACCCCATGAGTCCGTACCAGTAGGAAAGGACGAAAAAGACAACCCGGTGGTAAAACGCTGGGGAGAAATACCAGAATTTTCATTCACTCCACGGCCACACTGGGAAGTGGGTGAACTTCTTGGCATCCTCGATTTCGAACGCGCCGCCAGGATGACTGGGGCTCGTTTCGCCCTTTATTGGGATGAAGGAGCCAAACTGGAACGCGCCCTGATCAACTTTATGCTTGATCTGCATACCAGTAAGCATGGCTACAGGGAAGTGCTGCCTCCCTTTATCGTTAACAGCGCTGCCATGACCGGAACTGGTCAACTGCCTAAATTTGAAGAGGACCTGTTCAAACTCCAGGGCTGGGACTATTACCTGGTGCCCACAGCAGAGGTGCCGCTGACTAACATTCACCAGAACGAAACTCTTGACGAGGAAGAGTTGCCCGTATACTACACTGCTTATACCCCATGCTTCCGTTCTGAAGCCGGCTCATATGGTAAAGATACCCGCGGGCTGATCCGCCAGCATCAGTTCAACAAGGTGGAACTGGTCAAGTTCACCACGCCAGAAACTTCCTACCATGAGCTCGAGACTCTTTTGCTCGATGCAGAAGAAATATTGCAGCAGCTGCAGCTTCCTTACAGGGTGGTAACTCTGTGTACCGGTGACATGGGGTTTGCTTCAGCCAAAACCTATGATATCGAAGTGTGGCTGCCCGGGCAGTCCACCTTCAGAGAAATTTCTTCCTGTAGTAATTTTGAAACCTTTCAGGCTCGACGGGCAAATATTCGCTATCGCCCAAAGAATCAGCGAAAAAGTACTTTTGTCCATACTTTGAACGGCTCTGGGCTGGCCGTGGGCCGGACCTTGGTAGCGATACTCGAGAACTATCAACAGGAAGACGGCACCGTTGCCGTCCCTGAAGCGCTACGACCCTATATGGGAGGCGCGCAACGTATCACCGGCAAGAATTAGAGACTGTCCACTGAGTCAGTCGTTGTTCTTAATATGGGACAAGCCTGAATCCCTCGTCATTTTGCCTCGTTCTTGGAACGGGACGTGATGATGCCCATGCGTCATTGCCGTGGAAACGGCAGTCCCATGCGGGAAAGGCAAGTTGCCGAGAAACTTTTTAGGGACAACCAAACCGAGCTATGCTGCTGTAAGAATTTGAATTAGCAGTTTAACCAATATTGCCCCTAGGCAACACTGTCAGCAATCAGAGTACTGCTAGAGTACTGCCTTCGGAATGCCGAGGGACAATTGCTTGGTGATGGGCGCCATGAATGGAGATCATAGCCACGGGAACCGTCTGTTGCTCATTGCTGCTGTGTCGGTGGCAGTTGTCTTGGGGTTCATGGCCGGAGCGATTCTTGTTCACATTTCCAATTCAGAAAAGGAGACACCTGCGTTACGCTCAAAGATCAGCTCTACTGTCACTGGCCATAATTTGGCCGAGTTGGAGGTGCAGCTCTATTTCGGTTCAACAACGGCCAACTACCTTTACGCCGAAAAACGAGTCATTCAGGCGGGTGGGGCGGTTTCCGCAGCAGCAGCCATCATAAGAGAGCTCTTGCAAGGGCCACATTCTGCAGGTTTTGTCTCAACTATCCCTGAGCAGACCACACTGCGCCATCTATTTGTTACAGAAGACGAGATCGCTTATGTGGATCTTTCAGCAGAAATCTCGAGAGGACATCCTGGAGGTATTATCGCTGAACTGTTAACCATATACGGAGTTGTCAATGCCCTCGCGCTGAATCTCAAAGAGATACAGCGTGTGCAAATACTGGTTGATGGCGAGGTTGTACCGACTCTGGCGGGACATGTGGATGTCAGCCACCCATTGCCTGCCAATCTTGCTCTAGTCCATTAACAGGAAAGCAGCATGTCCAGCCGCCTTCGCAAAACGCGAAACATCGGCATCATAGCTCACATCGATGCCGGCAAGACCACAGTTACTGAAAGGATGCTCTATTACACGGGCAAGTCTCACAAGATGGGTGAGGTGCATGACGGTGAAGCAGTCATGGACTGGATGGAACAGGAACAGGAACGCGGCATTACCATTACTTCAGCTGTTACTACCTGCTTCTGGCGCGAACACGAAATTCACCTGATAGACACCCCTGGGCACGTAGACTTTACTATCGAGGTGGAGCGTTCTCTTCGAGTACTCGATGGGGCCATCGGCGTCTTTTGTGCTGTGGGTGGAGTGGAACCTCAGTCAGAGACCGTCTGGCATCAGGCTGACAGGTACAGAGTGCCCAAAATTGCCTTTATCAACAAAATGGACAGATTGGGAGCTGACTTCTTCGGCACGGTCCAGCAAATACGTGAAAAACTGGGAGCCAGACCACTGGTGTTGCATATACCGTTTGGTTCTGAAGCAAGTTTTGCCGGGGTGATTGATCTTGTCCGCATGCAGGTAGTATCCTGGGACGAAGCTACCTTGGGGGTAGTCTACGAATACCACGAAATTCCACAGTCGCATCTGAAGGAGGCAGCTGACAAAAGGGAAGAACTGCTTGAAAACATAGCAGAGTTCGATGACGAGCTCATGGAGAAGTACCTGGCAGATCAACCTGTTGAGGCAGAGGATTTGCTCCCTGCTATACGCCGGGCTACTTTGAATTTGGACGTGGTTCCAGTTCTCTGTGGCAGTGCACTCCGTAACAAGGGCATTCAACTACTGCTCGATGCGGTAGTCGACTTCCTCCCAAGTCCCCTGGATGTGTCTGCTGTGGCAGGCCAACATCCCAAAGACGGCCGCCAGTTAACCCGGGGTAGCAGTGAAAAAGAGCCTTTTGCTGCTCTGGCTTTCAAGATCCACATGGATCAGGGTCGCAAACTCACCTATGTTCGAATTTACTCGGGTTCGGTTACTACAGGTACTGATGTCTACAACGTGAACAAAGATGTCAAAGAGAGGGTGGCGAGAATTTTTCAAATGCACGCCAACAAGCGCGAACGTCGCAACAGGGCGGCTGCAGGAGAAATTGTTGGCATGGTTGGTCTCAAGGCAACTACCACTGGCGACACCCTTTGCGACCCGCAACATCCCATATTGCTGGAGCGCATCGAATTCTACGAACCGGTAATTTCGATTGCCATGGAGCCTCGCACCCACGCAGATGAAGACCGCATACTCCAGGCCCTGAGCAAATTGGCGGAAGAGGATCCCACCTTTCGCTATCGCCAGGATGCCGATACTGGGCAAACAATAATTTCTGGCATGGGGGAACTCCATCTGGATATCCTGGTTACTCGGCTTCTGCGAGAGTATTCACTGCAGGTAAATGTGGGCAAACCACAGGTCGTCTACCGGGAAACCATTTGCAGGGAGGTGGAAGCTGTTGGCACCTTTGACAAGGAAATTGCCGGTGTTCGCCACTTTGCTCAGGTAGAACTCCATCTGCAGCCCAGGGAACGAGGCAGAGGCAACCTCTTTCGCGACCTGGTCCGAGACGGCTCCATACCAGTGGAGTTCATTGGCGCCGTTGAACAGGGTGTCATGGAATCAATGGAAAGCGGCGTACTGGCGGGTTACCCCATGGTGGATGTGGAAGCAGCTGTGATCGGCGGCACCTATAAAGAGCAGCTAGCCAGCGAACTCGCCTTCAAAGTTGCCGCTTCCATTGCTTTTCAGGAGGGCTGCCGCAGAGCCCAACCCCAGCTGCTGGAGCCCATCATGGCAGTGGAGATTCTCTGTCCGGAAGAATTTACTGGCGAAGTGATCAACGATCTCAATATCCGCAAAGGCAAAATTGAGGGGGTCCTCAGCAAGCCCTCTGTAAAGATTGTCAGGGCCACTGTGGCCTTATCCAAAATGTTTGGCTATTCCACAGCACTGCGCTCAGCCACCCAGGGGAGAGCAAGCTTTACCATGCAGTTCTCTCATTACGACAACATTCTGGAAAAAAAATAAAGGGTGCTACTCTGTTCTGGCAGTGCCTTCCCCTCTGCAGCATTTACCTCAAAGTTGATATATCATCCAAAAGCCAAATGTTGTATGAACTTGTATGGTGCTTCCCATGCCTGTCACCTCATCGCCAGCGGGGATGGCTAAAACAGTAAGAGGAAAATGACATGGCATCTGCGATGAGGTGTACTGTTTCAGTCGATCTGTCTCAGGTGCCCGATGGCCTTCCTTAGCGCTGCCGAATGTACTTCCCCGGCAAAATGTACTGGACTTTTGCCATAGAAAGGATCCCAGCCAGCGGGATCGGCTCCACAGAAAAACTGGGTCTCCAGGCCGATGCGCACCACTGCCTCCTCCACAGACAGGCCCACCACCTTGTCGGCAGCCTTCCAGGTTGCCCCGCATGGGGCTCCCCGAACCACTACGATGCTGCCTATGCGATCCCTGTCCATCTCTACAATCAATTCGGGAGTGCCGAACCTTTGTCCATAAAGCCCCAGGCAAGCCTGCCGGGAAAGGCCGCATCAGGTGGGCGGCGTAAAGACCCCCGGCAGTCTGATTTTTTTGCCAGAAGCCACAACCGGGATGTTTTTCTTGCTGAACATCCTGGCGAGATCATGAGATAGATCAGGATGTTTCAAGAAGTCCAGAACGAGGTCCACCCGTATGTTGCTCGGCAGATATTCCCTGCAATCGTCTAACAGAGGTGGCAGCATTTCATCAATGGAAAAAACCTCCAGGCAAAAGTCGCCATTGCCATACTCGCGAATACCCGCTATCTTCGCCTCACCACTGCCGTTTTGCTGGCATACAAGAATACGCATCATTACTCGGTCTTTTCTCTCTCGGATCCCGCTTCAGTATCGGATCGCGGTTAGAGAAACGCTGCTGCCGAGGGTTCACCTTCCTGAAACGACTTACCTGCAGGAGAGGCCCTCCAGCCACGACATAACAACATCAACCCTTACCGCATCCGGCAACGCACCAACCTGCTTCTGCCCGAGGGGGAGTGACTCAGTTCCACCGAACTGAAAACCTCCTTGAAGGGTGTCAGATCACCTGTAGCAAATTCTCTGGCGTCTTTCGAACCCATCGAGGCGATTCTGGCATAAAATAGTAATTTTTGCACTCTTTTTGCCGGCACCTCGTGCTCCATAACAAGCACCACACCTTCCGGCTTCACCACCCGCGCCATTTCTCGCAGGGCCTTGTCTCGCGCCTCGCCCTTCAGTTCATAAAGTGCATGTGAGCAGGTCACCACATCCATACTGTCGTCCCTAAAGGGGAGTTGTGCGGCATCGGCCTGCACAAAATTGACCTCTGCTGAAAAGCTTTTCTTTCTGGCCTGCAACAGCATCCCTCTGGAAAAATCTAGTCCAAAGAAAATGGTTCTCCTGCTGGCTTCTCCAAATGCAGCAAGTACCGAACCTGTACCACAACAGACGTCCAGAACACGAGCACCTCCTTTATTGCTCAACTCGGCCGCCTCTACCAGAAAATGCCTGGTGTCCTGCTCATCCCGACGGGCATGGATCTTGATGAAAGTGTCATAAAAGCGAGAAAACAGATCATAGTATTTTTGTCTACCCTGGCGATAACTTGTCATGGTTGTCTCATCCAGACTCAAAGAGCAGACTCTCCTTGTTCCGCTAAAAAGCATAGCAGCTCAACCAGATCACGACAAGCGTCTTGGACAGAATTCACTGGTCTCCTGCCCCTGCCGCTGGATGTGGATGGTCTTCTCCACGAATCCTTTGCAGGAGCAATGACAGCTCAATGCCATTTGCATGAGGCAGCAGGGCAAAATTGCTTCAAGCTGCAAAAGTGCGGCCCAGGTGTGGTCCCTCAAAGATCTTGCTTCCGCACAAGTACACTCCTGCTAAGGCCCGAACTGTGGCGCTGCATGGCTCAAAGTCTGCTGTTCTGACAAAAACAGCGTGGTACAGAGTTTGCTAGTTTCCTGGAGAGTGTTAGACAAGGAACGCTGACCCCGGGCAAAAAGAGTACTGTACTGGCAAGTTCCTCGGGCACAGCGGTTCTGCTCCCATGAGGGAGTGTATGATTTGCCATACATAAACGGAGGAAAAGACACAGCCAAAAACTACCAGCCACCAGATATGAGTAAAAAATAATATTCCTCCTAGGGCAAGAGTTTCTACGAAACTAAATTCAGGCTGCAGACAGAGGAGAACCCATGGCTATCTGGAAAAAGAAGACGGAAAAGTCTGCGAACAGGAAAGGCCTTACCTTTATAGGCGACAACTGCAAAATTGAAGGACGAGTCGAGGTCCAGGGTGAACTGGTTGTC is a genomic window containing:
- a CDS encoding sigma-54-dependent Fis family transcriptional regulator: MQPKILVVDDDQGARDALQVILEDDYSVTLAASGQEALSLCMQASFDVVFLDVTMPELDGIEVLKRLKSMDDSMDVVMISASDKAQKAVQSIKLGAYDYITKPFEPDEILSAVSRVLEKRNLQRENRYLRSEVAYAFSHNEIITQNSAVARILELVRKVAPTTSSILIAGESGTGKELVARCLHRWSNRRDGPFVAINCAAIPGELMESELFGHERGAFTGAHNRSIGKFEYADGGTLFLDEIAALRLDLQAKLLRVIQEKEINRLGSNRNIKVDVRIVAASNTDLEKSIRNGTFRQDLYFRLNVIPIKLPPLRERLGDVPILAQHFVAKFNKQVKRQVLGFTPRALEALERYPWPGNIRELENLVERLVVLGRDNEPIAYEDLPLELILDSVAPPETTSGERNGLLQARENFERQYIIRALKRAGWNQSEAARILKIHRNTLL
- the hpt gene encoding hypoxanthine phosphoribosyltransferase, translated to MGDISQIDKRLLFSPEQIDRQVERLAGEISRDYQGKDPVLVGVLKGVFIFLADLVRLLTIPVQVDFVRLSSYGENTTSSGTVRISHDVEMSLRNRHVLIVEDIVDSGLSMHFLRDHLASHEPCSLKICALLDKRERRSTEVALDYVGLRVEKGFVVGYGLDCNEAYRQLPGIYELIF
- a CDS encoding zinc-ribbon domain-containing protein, which gives rise to MIIQCDNCHTRFRLDPDRLKGESTRVRCSKCRHVFTVSRPATPEDQETAHPPLESTPRIPPRRASASRYLLLLLPLLLVVAGVALWLYFPRSTQQPTTSTTKGIEFLHLVEARGYFIDNLQAGQLFVIEGRVRNDFPEPRRRIRMRAKLYTSDGQQAQQVDFYAGNSLTAAQLRNLPLEDQRRLIQQPPAGNSQDEVVAPGSEIIFTVSFGNLPELSKLSDYSVEIVASQPA
- a CDS encoding NAD-binding protein — its product is MQRKWNLLIAGLMLFMVLAMGTAGYMFLDGWSFLDSFYMTIITLTTVGFAEVHPLTPAARILTIAVIVLGIGVGAYLLGTVSQMIIEGRLLYVLGRKKLERKILSLKNHYIICGYGRVGRIVCEEIKKSRPVPLVVIEKDNTMTPKIQEDGHLYILGDATDEESLVRAGIMQAKALVTALDSEADNVYITLTAKGLKPDLFVLARAGRIGSEKKLLRAGANKVVSPHHIGGSRMAQALLRPAVTDFIELAIHDPEIELQMEEILVKPTSSLADVPLVDSGIRQQLDLIIVAIKKASGEMLFNPASHTRIQIGDTLIALGKKKSLLKLGELLGNSSS
- the serS gene encoding serine--tRNA ligase, whose protein sequence is MLDIRFVRENQKRIQQMLKQRGSDLQLEPVLALDVQRRRILQEVETLKHERKVASDEIAQMKRRGESGSAAIERMRQVAKRIKELDSQLADVQAELNQALLHIPNIPHESVPVGKDEKDNPVVKRWGEIPEFSFTPRPHWEVGELLGILDFERAARMTGARFALYWDEGAKLERALINFMLDLHTSKHGYREVLPPFIVNSAAMTGTGQLPKFEEDLFKLQGWDYYLVPTAEVPLTNIHQNETLDEEELPVYYTAYTPCFRSEAGSYGKDTRGLIRQHQFNKVELVKFTTPETSYHELETLLLDAEEILQQLQLPYRVVTLCTGDMGFASAKTYDIEVWLPGQSTFREISSCSNFETFQARRANIRYRPKNQRKSTFVHTLNGSGLAVGRTLVAILENYQQEDGTVAVPEALRPYMGGAQRITGKN
- a CDS encoding GerMN domain-containing protein, whose amino-acid sequence is MNGDHSHGNRLLLIAAVSVAVVLGFMAGAILVHISNSEKETPALRSKISSTVTGHNLAELEVQLYFGSTTANYLYAEKRVIQAGGAVSAAAAIIRELLQGPHSAGFVSTIPEQTTLRHLFVTEDEIAYVDLSAEISRGHPGGIIAELLTIYGVVNALALNLKEIQRVQILVDGEVVPTLAGHVDVSHPLPANLALVH